One genomic window of Halogeometricum sp. S3BR5-2 includes the following:
- a CDS encoding TIGR03557 family F420-dependent LLM class oxidoreductase, with product MPEFGYTLSSEEFAGSELVESAREAESRGYDFLSVSDHFHPWLAEQGESPFVWNTLGGVAAATDDIDLGVGVTCPTVRIHPVNVAQAAATTKEMLEGREFYFGVGSGEALNEHVTGEHWPEHDVRMEMLEEAVDVIRSLWTGEQVSHRGKHYTVENARLYTLPEELPSLLVSAFGEESARRASDIGDGFWSVGPQDVVEEYEGDGPKMTQLTMCVADSEDEAVKTAHENWRQSALPGELNQILPTPKHFDEASQMVTEETVREGSTITDQDPQTHIDNIQQCLDAGYDHVYFHQIGDDQEAFFEFYEEEVLPSFR from the coding sequence ATGCCAGAGTTCGGATACACGCTGTCGAGCGAGGAGTTCGCGGGGAGCGAACTCGTCGAGTCCGCGCGGGAGGCCGAATCGCGGGGCTACGACTTTCTGTCGGTGTCTGACCACTTCCACCCGTGGCTGGCCGAGCAGGGCGAGTCGCCGTTCGTCTGGAACACGCTCGGTGGCGTCGCGGCGGCGACCGACGACATCGACCTCGGCGTCGGCGTCACCTGCCCGACGGTCCGCATCCACCCGGTGAACGTCGCGCAGGCGGCGGCGACGACGAAGGAGATGCTCGAGGGCCGGGAGTTCTACTTCGGCGTCGGGTCGGGCGAGGCGCTGAACGAACACGTTACGGGCGAGCACTGGCCCGAGCACGACGTGCGGATGGAGATGCTCGAGGAGGCCGTCGACGTCATCAGGAGCCTCTGGACGGGCGAGCAGGTGAGCCACCGCGGGAAGCACTACACCGTCGAGAACGCCCGCCTGTACACCCTGCCCGAGGAACTGCCGTCGCTCCTCGTCTCGGCGTTCGGCGAGGAGTCCGCCCGTCGGGCGAGCGACATCGGCGACGGCTTCTGGTCGGTCGGTCCGCAGGACGTCGTCGAGGAGTACGAGGGCGACGGCCCGAAGATGACGCAGTTGACGATGTGCGTCGCCGACTCCGAAGACGAGGCCGTGAAGACGGCCCACGAGAACTGGCGGCAGTCGGCGCTGCCGGGCGAGTTGAACCAGATTCTCCCGACGCCGAAGCACTTCGACGAGGCGAGTCAGATGGTGACGGAGGAGACGGTCCGCGAGGGGTCGACGATAACCGACCAGGACCCGCAGACGCACATCGACAACATCCAGCAGTGCCTCGACGCCGGTTACGACCACGTCTACTTCCACCAGATCGGCGACGACCAGGAGGCGTTCTTCGAGTTCTACGAGGAGGAAGTCCTCCCGTCGTTCCGGTAG
- a CDS encoding pyridoxamine 5'-phosphate oxidase family protein, with translation MSREEVRAFLGSGGTGVVAFAKDDESYAIPVSYGFDAEEERVYLRLAFAPESEKREFVNATSLVSLVVDEKTPDGWQSVVVRGRLAEVTEAALDSTIVEAMRTMDIPFVTIYDRPSAELEFEMYRLDPDELTGRKEKPSRGIE, from the coding sequence ATGAGTCGCGAAGAGGTGCGAGCGTTCCTCGGGTCCGGCGGCACCGGGGTGGTCGCGTTCGCCAAGGACGACGAGTCGTACGCGATTCCCGTCTCCTACGGGTTCGACGCCGAGGAGGAACGGGTGTACCTGCGCCTCGCGTTCGCCCCCGAGTCCGAGAAGCGGGAGTTCGTCAACGCGACGAGCCTCGTCTCCCTCGTCGTCGACGAGAAGACGCCGGACGGGTGGCAGTCCGTCGTCGTCCGCGGCCGACTCGCGGAGGTGACCGAAGCGGCCCTCGACTCGACCATCGTCGAGGCGATGCGGACGATGGACATCCCGTTCGTCACCATCTACGACCGCCCCTCCGCGGAGTTGGAGTTCGAGATGTACCGCCTCGACCCCGACGAACTCACCGGCCGCAAGGAGAAGCCGTCGCGCGGTATCGAGTGA
- the hmgB gene encoding hydroxymethylglutaryl-CoA synthase — MTAVGIDAIEIWTGKLRLDLPNTFAPEMGEDPEKYTKGLGLESSSFPDTYEDIVTMGANAAKRLMDRRGLTPDDIGRIDVATESAFDNSKPVSTYIAGCLEQVYDGDFHHANKGERKFACLAGTQSIDDAYNWIKAGRHRGRAALVIATDTALYERGDPGEATQGAGAVAMLITEDPSIVELSTEQGYGSADETDFLKPNQQFPSVDGKRSVQVYLARMREALEDYESVSGDTHPDDFEYIPFHTPFPGMVRKAAVLGYRHMTRDTEVEEELAEEIGMQPREEAYDSREDYEEAIRAYMDELKDTDRYREWYGRAIEPTLGISRSVGNWYTGSVHIARLAALRDALERGKDMTGKKLLVGSYGSGAQAEIHAETVVEGWEDHVDAIEVDDQLARRYDITYDEYELVHDVHNHDKETDVDRFSPPESEFVFTGWGRMNERRYDYVE, encoded by the coding sequence ATGACAGCCGTCGGCATCGACGCCATCGAGATATGGACGGGCAAGCTCAGACTCGACCTGCCGAACACGTTCGCGCCGGAGATGGGCGAGGACCCCGAGAAGTACACGAAGGGACTCGGCCTCGAGTCGTCGTCGTTCCCGGACACCTACGAGGACATCGTCACGATGGGCGCGAACGCGGCCAAGCGCCTGATGGACCGAAGGGGGCTGACGCCCGACGACATCGGCCGCATCGACGTGGCCACCGAGTCCGCGTTCGACAACTCCAAGCCCGTCTCGACGTACATCGCGGGCTGTCTCGAACAGGTGTACGACGGCGACTTCCACCACGCGAACAAGGGCGAACGGAAGTTCGCCTGCCTCGCCGGCACGCAGAGCATCGACGACGCCTACAACTGGATCAAGGCGGGTCGCCACCGCGGGCGCGCCGCCCTCGTCATCGCCACCGACACCGCCCTGTACGAACGCGGCGACCCCGGCGAGGCGACGCAGGGCGCCGGCGCCGTCGCGATGCTCATCACGGAGGACCCCTCCATCGTCGAACTCTCGACCGAACAGGGCTACGGCAGCGCCGACGAGACGGACTTCCTGAAGCCGAACCAGCAGTTCCCGAGCGTCGACGGCAAGCGCTCGGTGCAGGTGTACCTCGCGCGCATGCGCGAGGCGCTCGAAGACTACGAGTCCGTCTCGGGCGACACGCACCCCGACGACTTCGAGTACATCCCGTTCCACACGCCGTTCCCGGGGATGGTCCGCAAGGCCGCCGTCCTCGGCTACCGCCACATGACGCGCGACACCGAGGTGGAGGAGGAACTCGCCGAGGAGATAGGGATGCAACCCCGCGAGGAGGCGTACGACTCCCGGGAGGACTACGAGGAGGCCATCCGCGCCTACATGGACGAACTGAAGGACACCGACCGCTACCGCGAGTGGTACGGCCGCGCCATCGAACCCACGCTCGGAATCTCGCGCAGCGTCGGCAACTGGTACACCGGGTCGGTCCACATCGCCCGCCTCGCGGCGCTCCGAGACGCCCTCGAACGCGGCAAAGACATGACCGGCAAGAAGTTGCTCGTCGGGTCGTACGGTTCCGGCGCGCAGGCCGAGATTCACGCCGAGACGGTCGTCGAGGGCTGGGAGGACCACGTCGATGCCATCGAGGTGGACGACCAACTCGCCCGCCGCTACGACATCACCTACGACGAGTACGAACTCGTCCACGACGTCCACAACCACGACAAAGAGACCGACGTCGACCGATTCAGCCCCCCCGAGTCGGAGTTCGTCTTCACCGGATGGGGCCGGATGAACGAGCGACGCTACGACTACGTGGAGTAG
- a CDS encoding helix-turn-helix domain-containing protein, protein MTDVPRDELARRIAGEITLSDDAGATLRKWRTDFDISQTVLAEELDVSSSVISDYESGRRESPGIGVVRRMVEALLDIDESRGGSRIRQYARVISAGFESDIVQDLREYPASVPLERLYEVMDATELVRGDHDQVSGHTVINSIQAITRLSSEEFYRLYGQSTSRALVFTHVSRGESPLVAMRVVNPTPNAVILHGLEEEDLWEHAPALAGIDGFSLAIANRDLDAMLEDLRTIS, encoded by the coding sequence GTGACGGACGTCCCGCGCGACGAACTCGCGCGACGCATCGCCGGCGAGATAACGCTGAGCGACGACGCGGGCGCGACGCTCCGGAAGTGGCGCACGGACTTCGACATCTCACAGACCGTGCTCGCCGAGGAACTCGACGTCTCGTCGTCGGTCATCTCGGACTACGAGAGCGGGCGGCGCGAGAGCCCCGGTATCGGCGTCGTCCGCCGGATGGTCGAGGCGCTCCTCGACATCGACGAGTCGCGCGGCGGCAGTCGCATCCGTCAGTACGCCCGCGTCATCTCCGCGGGGTTCGAGAGCGACATCGTCCAGGACCTCCGCGAGTACCCGGCGTCGGTGCCGCTGGAACGCCTCTACGAGGTGATGGACGCGACCGAACTCGTCCGCGGCGACCACGACCAGGTGAGCGGCCACACCGTCATCAACAGCATCCAGGCCATCACGCGCCTCTCCTCTGAGGAGTTCTACCGCCTGTACGGCCAGTCGACGAGTCGCGCGCTCGTGTTCACGCACGTCAGCCGCGGGGAGTCGCCGCTCGTGGCGATGCGCGTCGTGAACCCGACGCCGAACGCCGTCATCCTCCACGGCCTGGAGGAAGAGGACCTCTGGGAGCACGCCCCCGCCCTCGCCGGCATCGACGGCTTCTCGCTCGCCATCGCGAACCGCGACCTCGACGCGATGCTCGAAGACCTGCGCACCATCTCGTAG
- a CDS encoding GNAT family N-acetyltransferase, giving the protein MFPVEIRTDRLSLRRATREEVPPLECYDYCREGAEGIDEVTEYVTWDPHATPKEAFDFLAACEERWEEGEGVTYVVRPREGEDGAGEFAGMAGIDFQWDRDTAVFGTWLRKPFWGRGYSGERARAFFEVAFGELDVSLCAVEHVSGNEKSAAAIRRYVEAAGGRREGEFRNRIEHDGDPAPAVRYSVSQEEWREADGERTATLRWADEAEG; this is encoded by the coding sequence GTGTTCCCCGTCGAGATTCGCACCGACCGACTCAGCCTCCGGCGCGCGACGCGCGAGGAGGTGCCCCCGCTGGAGTGCTACGACTACTGCCGCGAGGGCGCGGAGGGAATCGACGAGGTGACGGAGTACGTCACGTGGGACCCGCACGCGACACCGAAGGAGGCGTTCGACTTCCTCGCCGCCTGCGAGGAGCGGTGGGAGGAGGGCGAGGGAGTCACCTACGTCGTCCGCCCGCGCGAGGGGGAGGACGGCGCCGGCGAGTTCGCCGGGATGGCCGGAATCGACTTCCAGTGGGACCGCGACACCGCCGTCTTCGGCACGTGGCTCCGCAAGCCGTTCTGGGGCCGCGGCTACTCCGGCGAACGCGCGCGGGCGTTCTTCGAGGTGGCGTTCGGCGAACTCGACGTGTCGCTGTGCGCCGTCGAGCACGTCTCCGGCAACGAGAAGAGCGCGGCCGCCATCCGGCGGTACGTCGAGGCGGCCGGCGGGCGGCGCGAGGGCGAGTTCCGCAACCGCATCGAGCACGACGGCGACCCGGCGCCGGCCGTCCGCTACAGCGTCTCGCAGGAGGAGTGGCGCGAGGCGGACGGTGAACGGACGGCGACGCTCCGCTGGGCGGACGAGGCGGAGGGCTGA
- a CDS encoding ArsR/SmtB family transcription factor yields MSHADAGGLLDLLGDRSVRRILVHTSERPRSASELAAACDVSKPTVYRRLEALERRDLLARETRYDADGNHYATYACRLEEVTFGVGADGLAADLDRDRPEADD; encoded by the coding sequence GTGTCACACGCCGACGCGGGGGGACTGCTCGACCTGTTGGGCGACCGGTCGGTCAGGCGGATACTCGTCCACACTAGTGAACGCCCGCGGTCGGCGAGCGAACTCGCCGCCGCCTGCGACGTGTCGAAACCGACCGTCTACCGGCGACTCGAAGCGCTCGAACGCCGCGACCTGCTGGCGCGGGAGACGCGCTACGACGCCGACGGCAACCACTACGCGACGTACGCCTGTCGCCTCGAAGAAGTGACGTTCGGCGTCGGCGCCGACGGCCTCGCGGCCGACCTCGACCGGGACCGCCCGGAGGCCGACGACTGA
- a CDS encoding amino acid ABC transporter ATP-binding protein, with translation MNPLLEFDHVDKYFGETHVLKDVSLDVEDQDVTVVVGPSGSGKSTLLRCANRLEEIQGGEIRLDGESISDPKADINRLRQRIGMVFQSFNLFPHKTALENVTLAPRKVRGLDDDAAEARGEELLERVGLGAQLNSYPNQLSGGQQQRVAIARALAMDPKVMLFDEVTSALDPELVGEVLEVMRTLADEGMTMMVVTHEMGFAREVGDRIVLMADGRVVETGDPKQFFESPETDRGKRFLSKLL, from the coding sequence GTGAACCCCCTCTTGGAGTTCGACCACGTTGACAAGTACTTCGGCGAGACGCACGTCCTCAAGGACGTCTCGCTCGACGTCGAAGACCAGGACGTGACCGTCGTCGTCGGCCCTTCGGGGTCCGGGAAGTCGACGCTCCTCCGCTGTGCGAACCGCCTCGAAGAGATTCAAGGCGGCGAGATTCGCCTCGACGGCGAGTCCATCTCCGACCCGAAGGCGGACATCAACCGCCTGCGCCAGCGCATCGGGATGGTGTTCCAGTCGTTCAACCTCTTCCCGCACAAGACGGCGTTGGAGAACGTGACGCTCGCGCCGCGGAAGGTCCGCGGACTCGACGACGACGCGGCCGAGGCGCGCGGCGAGGAACTCCTCGAACGCGTCGGCCTCGGCGCCCAACTGAACTCCTACCCGAATCAGCTCTCGGGCGGCCAACAACAGCGCGTCGCCATCGCCCGCGCGCTTGCGATGGACCCGAAGGTGATGCTGTTCGACGAGGTGACGAGCGCCCTGGACCCCGAACTGGTCGGAGAGGTGCTCGAAGTGATGCGGACGCTCGCCGACGAGGGGATGACGATGATGGTCGTCACCCACGAGATGGGGTTCGCCCGCGAGGTGGGCGACCGAATCGTCCTCATGGCCGACGGCCGCGTCGTCGAGACGGGCGACCCCAAGCAGTTCTTCGAGAGTCCGGAGACGGACCGCGGCAAGCGGTTCCTCTCGAAGCTTCTCTGA
- a CDS encoding zinc-binding dehydrogenase gives MRAAVLREHGEPLSIEDVPEPTADPEGVVVDVEACGICRSDWHAWMGHGEWADDAVDPGQILGHEPAGRVVEAGDRVETLAEGDRVALPFNLACGSCGHCRAGHGNVCTGDHPHALGFERSAQGAFAERVHLPSADYNAIRLPEGVDPRDAAALGCRFMTAYNALDARAGLAAGEWLAVHGCGGVGLSAIQIARALGARVVAVDVRESALDAAADLGAEVLVDASETDPVEEVREATEGGAHVSLDALGVAETCRNSVRCVRPRGAHVQVGLTTDEEKGEVSLPTDWMTRHEVSFLGARGMPPTDADDLLSLLASDAVDPGALVTREVSLDEVPSRLAAMSDYDTVGVEVMTK, from the coding sequence ATGCGCGCCGCAGTCCTCCGCGAACACGGCGAACCGCTGAGCATCGAAGACGTGCCCGAACCGACGGCCGACCCCGAGGGCGTCGTCGTCGACGTGGAGGCCTGCGGCATCTGCCGGAGCGACTGGCACGCGTGGATGGGCCACGGCGAGTGGGCCGACGACGCGGTGGACCCCGGCCAGATTCTGGGTCACGAACCCGCCGGCCGCGTCGTCGAGGCGGGCGACCGCGTGGAGACGCTGGCCGAGGGCGACCGGGTGGCCCTCCCGTTCAACCTCGCCTGCGGGTCCTGCGGCCACTGTCGGGCCGGCCACGGCAACGTCTGCACCGGCGACCACCCCCACGCACTCGGGTTCGAGCGGTCGGCGCAGGGGGCGTTCGCGGAGCGAGTTCACCTTCCCTCGGCCGACTACAACGCCATCCGCCTCCCCGAGGGCGTCGACCCGCGGGACGCGGCCGCCCTCGGCTGTCGGTTCATGACCGCCTACAACGCCCTCGACGCCCGCGCCGGCCTCGCCGCGGGCGAGTGGCTGGCCGTCCACGGCTGCGGCGGCGTCGGCCTCTCCGCGATTCAGATCGCCCGCGCCCTCGGCGCCCGCGTCGTCGCCGTCGACGTGCGGGAGTCCGCCTTGGACGCGGCGGCGGACCTCGGCGCGGAGGTACTCGTGGACGCCTCGGAAACAGACCCCGTCGAGGAGGTGCGCGAGGCCACCGAGGGAGGGGCGCACGTCTCGCTGGACGCTCTAGGCGTCGCCGAGACCTGTCGCAACTCCGTCCGCTGCGTCAGGCCGCGCGGAGCGCACGTGCAGGTGGGGCTCACCACCGACGAGGAGAAGGGCGAGGTGTCGCTGCCGACCGACTGGATGACCAGACACGAGGTGTCCTTCCTCGGCGCGCGCGGGATGCCGCCGACGGACGCCGACGACCTGCTGTCGCTACTCGCCTCGGACGCCGTCGACCCCGGTGCGCTCGTGACGCGGGAGGTGTCCTTAGACGAGGTACCGAGCAGGCTGGCGGCGATGAGCGACTACGACACCGTCGGCGTCGAAGTGATGACGAAATAA
- a CDS encoding SDR family NAD(P)-dependent oxidoreductase has protein sequence MTDDTTDERTAIVTGSSRGIGKHVAKRFAADGANVVVCSRSLADCEAVAEEIEADGGSAHAVEVDVSEKESVENLVDEAVDRFGRLDVMVNNAGINIRGPAEDITPEEWQQVLDVNLTGVFFCAQAAGKRMIEQGDGGSIVNISSMMGSMGQQDRTPYNTTKGGVNNLTRCLAVEWAEHDIQVNALAPGYIETEMVEQAQEDADFDREDVRNRTPMDRFGTLDEVANCVSFLASGDNFVTGEVLTADGGWSAFGWGCKDD, from the coding sequence GTGACGGACGACACGACGGACGAGCGAACGGCGATAGTCACCGGGTCGAGCAGGGGAATCGGAAAGCACGTCGCGAAGCGGTTCGCGGCCGACGGCGCGAACGTCGTGGTCTGTTCGCGGTCGCTGGCGGACTGCGAGGCGGTCGCGGAGGAGATAGAGGCCGACGGCGGGTCGGCGCACGCGGTCGAGGTCGACGTGAGCGAGAAGGAGTCGGTCGAGAACCTCGTCGACGAGGCCGTCGACCGGTTCGGCCGCCTCGACGTGATGGTGAACAACGCCGGCATCAATATCCGCGGCCCCGCCGAGGACATCACGCCCGAGGAGTGGCAGCAGGTCCTCGACGTCAACCTGACCGGCGTCTTCTTCTGCGCGCAGGCCGCCGGAAAGCGGATGATAGAACAGGGCGACGGCGGGAGCATCGTCAACATCTCCAGCATGATGGGCAGCATGGGCCAGCAGGACCGGACGCCCTACAACACGACGAAGGGCGGCGTCAACAACCTCACGCGCTGTCTCGCGGTCGAGTGGGCGGAGCACGACATCCAGGTGAACGCCCTCGCACCGGGCTACATCGAGACGGAGATGGTCGAACAGGCCCAGGAGGACGCCGACTTCGACAGGGAGGACGTGCGGAACCGGACGCCGATGGACCGGTTCGGAACGCTCGACGAAGTGGCGAACTGCGTCTCCTTTCTCGCCTCCGGGGACAACTTCGTCACCGGCGAGGTGCTCACCGCCGACGGCGGGTGGTCGGCCTTCGGATGGGGCTGTAAGGACGACTGA
- a CDS encoding replication factor C large subunit: protein MADWTEKYRPSTLAEVRGNNKARDAFAEWGKTWDDHREAVVLHGAPGVGKTSAAHALAADMGWETVELNASDQRTADVIERFAGRAAKNATLAGASAGDASGTREGRQLVILDEADNIHGNYDRGGAGAVTRLVKESNQPVVLIANEYYDMSNGLRNATQEIEFRDVSARSIVPVLRDILRKEGVEFDDDALDRIAEVNSGDLRSAVNDLQAAAEGKERLAVEDVVTASRDRGIGLFEYIDSVLKEDSARDAIQSAYAVDETPDDQVKWIEDKVSLVYDDAELARAYEFLANADVWLGRVLATQEYSYWRYATDNVAAGVAAARDGTYGGWTRYGGAPYRSTRDKTRDDVVRKIAEAGGFSMGTARREVLPFLAAVTHHCKPRDVTVAMAAWYDLDESAVSFVTGSGETTNKVQSIVEDAAEMREAEMEEHTGGAFAGSVPEDADGEGGGSDASDAGSEGDAGDELDADVLDGDGGDADADGDSDAEDDGQSGLDDFF from the coding sequence ATGGCAGACTGGACGGAAAAGTACCGGCCGTCGACGCTGGCGGAGGTCCGCGGGAACAACAAGGCCCGCGACGCGTTCGCCGAGTGGGGGAAGACGTGGGACGACCACCGCGAGGCCGTCGTCCTCCACGGCGCGCCCGGCGTCGGCAAGACGTCCGCCGCGCACGCCCTCGCCGCGGACATGGGGTGGGAGACGGTCGAGTTGAACGCCTCCGACCAGCGGACGGCCGACGTCATCGAACGCTTCGCCGGCCGGGCCGCGAAGAACGCGACGCTGGCGGGCGCGTCGGCGGGCGATGCGAGCGGCACACGGGAGGGGCGACAGCTAGTGATTCTCGACGAGGCGGACAACATCCACGGCAACTACGACCGCGGCGGCGCGGGCGCCGTCACCCGCCTCGTCAAGGAGTCGAACCAGCCCGTCGTCCTCATCGCCAACGAGTACTACGACATGTCGAACGGCCTGCGGAACGCCACACAGGAGATAGAGTTCCGCGACGTCTCCGCGCGCTCCATCGTCCCCGTCCTCCGCGACATCCTCCGCAAGGAGGGAGTCGAGTTCGACGACGACGCCCTCGACAGAATCGCGGAGGTGAACTCCGGGGACCTGCGCTCGGCCGTCAACGACCTGCAGGCGGCCGCCGAGGGGAAGGAACGCCTCGCCGTCGAGGACGTGGTCACCGCCTCGCGGGACCGCGGCATCGGCCTGTTCGAGTACATCGACTCGGTGCTGAAGGAGGACTCCGCGCGCGACGCCATCCAGTCGGCGTACGCGGTGGACGAGACGCCCGACGACCAGGTGAAGTGGATCGAGGACAAGGTCTCCCTGGTCTACGACGACGCGGAACTCGCCCGCGCCTACGAGTTCCTCGCCAACGCGGACGTGTGGCTGGGTCGCGTGCTGGCCACGCAGGAGTACTCCTACTGGCGGTACGCGACGGACAACGTCGCCGCCGGCGTCGCCGCCGCGCGGGACGGCACCTACGGCGGGTGGACGCGCTACGGCGGCGCGCCGTACCGGTCGACGCGGGACAAGACGCGCGACGACGTGGTCCGCAAGATAGCCGAGGCGGGCGGCTTCTCGATGGGCACCGCCCGCCGCGAGGTGCTCCCCTTCCTCGCGGCCGTCACCCACCACTGCAAGCCGCGGGACGTGACCGTCGCCATGGCCGCGTGGTACGACCTCGACGAGTCGGCCGTCTCCTTCGTCACCGGGAGCGGCGAGACGACGAACAAGGTGCAGTCCATCGTCGAGGACGCCGCCGAGATGCGCGAGGCGGAGATGGAGGAGCACACCGGCGGCGCGTTCGCCGGGTCCGTCCCGGAGGACGCGGACGGCGAGGGCGGCGGGAGCGACGCCAGCGACGCCGGCAGCGAGGGCGACGCCGGCGACGAACTCGACGCGGACGTGTTGGACGGCGACGGCGGCGACGCCGATGCGGACGGCGACTCGGACGCCGAGGACGACGGCCAGTCCGGACTGGACGACTTCTTCTGA
- a CDS encoding GNAT family N-acetyltransferase: MTDATTATIRPYEGGDSEGLWELKRGFELGIGAETGPEGKAAAYEGKLTDGYRERWLDWVDRCVDEDGNCVNVAVAADATESGTGGDELVGYSFLLPESLSFVWDAAVLNEIFVAPEHRGTGVADGLMDAAVDCARGQDLPLDRMVLDVDRENDRAKAFYERYGFSHWGEMVAREL, encoded by the coding sequence ATGACCGACGCGACGACTGCGACGATTCGACCGTACGAGGGCGGCGACAGCGAGGGACTGTGGGAGCTGAAACGCGGCTTCGAACTCGGCATCGGCGCGGAGACGGGTCCCGAGGGGAAGGCGGCGGCGTACGAGGGGAAACTCACCGACGGCTACCGGGAGCGGTGGCTCGACTGGGTGGACCGCTGCGTCGACGAGGACGGGAACTGCGTGAACGTCGCCGTCGCCGCCGACGCGACGGAGTCGGGGACGGGGGGCGACGAACTCGTCGGCTACTCGTTTCTGCTCCCCGAGTCGCTGTCGTTCGTGTGGGACGCCGCCGTCCTCAACGAGATATTCGTCGCGCCCGAGCATCGGGGGACGGGCGTCGCCGACGGCCTGATGGACGCCGCCGTCGACTGCGCTCGCGGGCAGGACCTCCCCTTAGACCGGATGGTGCTCGACGTGGACCGCGAGAACGACCGGGCGAAGGCGTTCTACGAGCGGTACGGCTTCTCCCACTGGGGGGAGATGGTCGCGCGGGAGTTGTAA
- a CDS encoding metal-dependent hydrolase: protein MPSTIVHLAIAGLVAAALLGEEFDARSALVVAGFTVLPDLDVLAEPVLPGAHRSLGHTLLLPALVFAVLLWDTRRGAASALSRRYGVRGLKVAWVGAFCLLGAGILPDLFLGGVNALYPLHDRFYVFNGELYYSTDRGWVQTFVDLSPPEPSAEPNSVRTTANFRFRTVLDAAPTRGVEQTVEEERVERLFPVAMAGFRFALVLASAVVVAVRLGGDRYLARLLGE, encoded by the coding sequence ATGCCATCCACTATCGTCCACCTCGCGATAGCCGGCCTCGTCGCCGCCGCCCTCCTCGGCGAGGAGTTCGACGCGCGGAGCGCACTCGTCGTCGCCGGCTTCACCGTCCTCCCGGATTTGGACGTGCTGGCCGAACCGGTGTTGCCGGGCGCGCACCGCTCGCTCGGCCACACGCTGTTGCTTCCGGCGCTCGTCTTCGCCGTCCTCCTCTGGGACACCCGGCGCGGCGCCGCCTCCGCGCTCTCCCGCCGCTACGGCGTCCGCGGCCTGAAGGTGGCGTGGGTAGGGGCGTTCTGCCTCCTCGGGGCTGGCATCCTCCCGGACCTGTTCCTCGGCGGCGTCAACGCCCTGTACCCCCTGCACGACCGTTTCTACGTGTTCAACGGGGAGCTGTACTACTCCACCGACCGGGGGTGGGTGCAGACGTTCGTCGACCTCTCGCCGCCGGAACCGAGCGCAGAACCGAACTCGGTGCGGACGACGGCCAACTTCCGGTTCCGGACGGTGCTGGACGCGGCGCCGACGCGCGGCGTCGAGCAGACGGTCGAGGAGGAACGCGTCGAACGACTCTTCCCGGTGGCGATGGCCGGCTTCCGCTTCGCGCTGGTGCTCGCCTCGGCCGTCGTGGTGGCGGTTCGGCTGGGCGGCGACCGGTATCTGGCGCGCCTGCTCGGCGAGTAG